One part of the Caproiciproducens sp. CPB-2 genome encodes these proteins:
- the brxC gene encoding BREX system P-loop protein BrxC, producing the protein MMIRDMFQDNINRPINGVIKVDQDAANVVEQEVHEYVITKELKKHFITFFNYYDDAFNTPTFDMGVWISGFFGSGKSHFLKILSYLLENRPVGNTTTVELFRQKFSDDPGTFMLIDKATHGPTEAILFNIDIEGSINKDKTAVLRVFAKMFYNHLGFYGENLKVAMLEKYIEHSGKTEEFRRVFEQKKGKSWIDQRKAFAFNGKYIIPTLMEVMDMSEEDARNWFNDKTSVEFSIARLVEDIKEYTDSKPKNFRLLFMVDEVGQYVGTDTDMLLNLQSLTEKIGSECGGKVWVVCTGQEAIDEIIKVRSDEFSRIQARFKTRLSLSSSSVDEVIQKRILKKKTEVAPRLETLYNENDSVLRNLFSFSDSRLDIKGFSGAAEFATDYPFVPYQFIIIQKVFAEIRKHGNSGKHLSGGERSMLSGFQECAQKVQECDEYTLVPFFRFYDTVHTFLDGSIRRVIERCQRAADSDAGIEQYDVDVLKLLYLIRYVDDIPANLDNIIILMADDIRTDKITLRAAVSASLDRLHSQNYIGRTGDTYNFLTDEEQDIQREVKNTPVDTSSIVERIAQMIYGDIYTTKKFRFGKYDFDFDKMVDGVIVGAATGGMRLRFLTVATDAVDKSELRLMSESSGQAIVVLGETDYYEALESAMKIRKYVKQRNVAQLPKSVQDIIRDQQDEATAYEQTAMEELRKAIDSAESYVDGERLTFKGGDTKAKIDSALEYLVSHVYSGLDLIEENAESDEDIVKILTGQVQQTMGVPKNSGAAAKIEEHLEMQFRKNLPTSMADIQSRYQAIPYGWKEIDIAAVMAQLIYDQKVTVKYAGTTIQPNNPKLPDMLRKKSEIGKTIVSTRQIVTAAKMKAVKEFLRSYFDVMDVPADEDGLIAFIIDRFTKQKEHDAELEKRYEGHKYPDHALVQNAITLIDDVLSQQKDNIALIDRVLKKADDLLDNKDDMAQVEGFFKNQVTVFDSAVKLERDLANELDYLSKEPEANTALNQIRLFIVVNVGDSKYVYKRIPELNDLMRTVHEGHDRLLAAKRDELVEIVRQCMEAIHRAAGSNPDCKTVITTADTFYDQRKQRIKELQSLALLDGLVPSMLEQKDEACSKLEILNKPAPTPAPTPAGKPAPKKIIRAYNRQIVFPAKQLESEADIDDYVEKMRAQLKALMKNCDGIKLN; encoded by the coding sequence ATGATGATCCGCGATATGTTTCAAGACAACATCAACCGTCCGATAAACGGCGTTATCAAGGTTGATCAGGATGCTGCTAACGTCGTCGAACAAGAGGTGCATGAGTATGTCATTACAAAAGAACTGAAAAAGCACTTCATTACCTTCTTCAATTATTACGATGACGCTTTTAATACACCGACCTTCGATATGGGCGTTTGGATTTCCGGCTTTTTTGGAAGTGGTAAATCTCACTTTCTGAAGATTCTCTCGTATCTTCTTGAAAACCGGCCTGTGGGCAATACCACTACGGTCGAGCTGTTCCGTCAAAAGTTTTCCGATGACCCCGGAACCTTTATGCTGATCGATAAAGCTACGCACGGTCCAACAGAAGCTATCCTTTTCAACATTGACATCGAGGGCTCCATCAACAAGGACAAAACTGCCGTTTTGCGGGTTTTTGCAAAGATGTTCTACAACCATCTCGGATTCTACGGTGAAAATCTGAAGGTGGCTATGCTGGAAAAATATATTGAGCACAGCGGTAAGACCGAGGAATTCCGCCGCGTCTTTGAACAGAAAAAAGGAAAATCATGGATCGACCAACGCAAGGCGTTTGCGTTCAACGGAAAATACATTATCCCCACGCTGATGGAAGTCATGGACATGAGCGAGGAAGATGCCCGGAACTGGTTTAATGACAAAACCTCTGTCGAGTTCAGCATTGCCAGATTGGTCGAGGACATCAAGGAATATACAGACAGCAAGCCCAAGAATTTCAGGCTGCTGTTTATGGTCGATGAAGTCGGCCAGTACGTCGGAACCGATACGGATATGCTGCTGAATCTGCAATCGCTTACGGAAAAGATCGGCAGTGAGTGCGGCGGAAAGGTGTGGGTCGTATGCACCGGTCAGGAAGCGATAGACGAGATCATCAAAGTTCGCTCGGATGAATTTTCCCGCATTCAGGCTCGTTTCAAAACCCGCCTTTCACTGTCTTCTTCATCGGTTGATGAAGTCATTCAGAAACGTATCCTGAAGAAAAAAACCGAGGTCGCTCCCCGACTGGAGACACTTTATAACGAGAATGATTCTGTGCTGCGCAACCTGTTCAGCTTTTCCGATTCAAGACTGGATATTAAAGGGTTCAGCGGTGCAGCGGAATTTGCAACGGATTATCCGTTTGTGCCTTATCAATTTATCATTATCCAAAAGGTTTTTGCGGAGATCCGCAAGCACGGCAATTCCGGCAAGCATCTGTCAGGCGGCGAGCGTTCTATGCTCTCCGGTTTCCAGGAGTGCGCCCAGAAGGTGCAGGAATGTGACGAGTACACGCTTGTCCCGTTCTTCCGTTTCTACGACACTGTACATACCTTTCTTGACGGTTCGATCCGCCGGGTTATTGAGCGTTGCCAGAGAGCAGCCGATTCCGACGCGGGCATCGAGCAGTACGACGTGGACGTTCTCAAACTGCTGTATCTGATTCGCTATGTGGACGACATCCCCGCCAACCTGGATAATATCATCATTCTGATGGCCGACGACATCCGCACCGATAAGATTACGCTGCGGGCAGCCGTAAGCGCGTCTCTGGACAGGCTACACAGCCAGAACTACATTGGCCGCACCGGTGACACATATAATTTCCTCACGGACGAGGAACAGGATATTCAGCGCGAGGTCAAGAACACGCCTGTCGATACCTCCTCCATTGTGGAGCGGATCGCTCAGATGATTTACGGTGATATTTACACAACAAAGAAATTCCGGTTTGGGAAATACGATTTTGACTTTGACAAGATGGTAGACGGCGTGATCGTCGGTGCGGCCACAGGCGGTATGCGCCTGCGGTTCCTGACGGTCGCAACGGACGCCGTTGATAAATCCGAGCTGCGGCTCATGAGCGAATCTTCCGGCCAAGCGATTGTGGTGCTCGGTGAGACCGATTACTACGAAGCGCTGGAAAGCGCCATGAAGATACGCAAATATGTGAAGCAGCGGAACGTCGCGCAGCTTCCGAAATCTGTGCAGGATATTATCCGCGACCAGCAGGACGAGGCGACTGCCTATGAGCAGACTGCCATGGAGGAGCTGCGCAAAGCGATTGATTCCGCCGAATCTTATGTGGACGGAGAACGTCTGACCTTTAAGGGCGGAGATACCAAAGCAAAGATTGACAGTGCGCTCGAATACCTCGTCTCCCATGTTTACAGCGGCCTTGACCTGATAGAAGAAAACGCGGAATCTGATGAAGACATTGTAAAGATATTAACCGGCCAGGTACAGCAGACGATGGGCGTTCCCAAGAACAGCGGAGCTGCCGCGAAAATAGAAGAACATCTGGAAATGCAGTTCCGCAAGAATCTTCCCACTTCCATGGCCGATATTCAGAGCCGCTATCAGGCAATTCCATACGGCTGGAAAGAAATCGACATTGCCGCAGTCATGGCGCAGTTGATCTACGACCAGAAAGTCACCGTCAAATATGCAGGTACGACGATTCAGCCCAACAACCCGAAGCTGCCGGATATGCTTCGGAAAAAGAGCGAGATCGGCAAAACGATTGTCTCCACAAGGCAGATCGTCACAGCGGCAAAAATGAAGGCCGTCAAAGAGTTCCTCCGCAGCTATTTTGATGTGATGGACGTCCCTGCCGATGAGGACGGTCTGATAGCCTTTATCATCGACAGGTTCACAAAGCAGAAAGAGCATGATGCGGAACTGGAAAAGCGGTACGAAGGTCACAAATACCCCGACCATGCGCTGGTTCAAAACGCCATTACGCTGATCGACGATGTGCTCTCCCAGCAGAAGGATAATATTGCGCTCATTGATCGTGTTCTGAAAAAGGCGGATGACCTGCTCGACAACAAGGATGATATGGCGCAGGTCGAAGGTTTCTTCAAAAATCAGGTTACTGTATTTGATTCTGCGGTGAAGCTGGAACGGGATTTGGCAAACGAACTGGACTACCTTTCCAAAGAGCCAGAAGCCAATACCGCACTGAATCAGATTCGCCTGTTTATCGTCGTGAACGTCGGCGATTCAAAATATGTTTACAAGCGCATTCCCGAACTGAACGACCTGATGCGTACCGTCCACGAGGGACATGACCGCCTGCTCGCCGCTAAGCGCGATGAACTGGTGGAGATTGTCCGTCAGTGTATGGAAGCGATCCACCGCGCGGCGGGAAGCAATCCCGATTGCAAAACTGTTATTACAACGGCAGACACTTTCTATGACCAGCGCAAGCAGAGGATCAAGGAGCTTCAGAGCCTCGCGCTGCTGGACGGCCTTGTTCCCTCCATGCTGGAGCAAAAGGATGAGGCTTGCAGTAAACTGGAGATTCTGAACAAACCGGCTCCGACTCCCGCCCCGACTCCCGCGGGGAAACCGGCGCCAAAAAAAATCATCCGGGCTTATAACCGTCAGATCGTTTTTCCCGCCAAACAGCTTGAAAGTGAAGCGGACATTGACGACTATGTGGAGAAAATGCGCGCACAGCTCAAAGCGTTGATGAAAAACTGCGATGGAATTAAGCTCAACTAA
- a CDS encoding DUF1788 domain-containing protein, whose product MSNEVNIRIFCYEAAEEMIARHFIEQITTDQTLGCHLIECNLYETFLGICSDMDILDTIPEMENTDGSVFLLDQLHSAISESEFIEKIQEKGSCKKGDVLLLTGVGDVFPFMRVHKMLEALQPYYSDIPILVMYPGAYDGNYMKLFDRLTPNPYYRAFNVI is encoded by the coding sequence TTGAGCAACGAGGTTAATATCCGCATTTTCTGCTATGAAGCAGCGGAAGAAATGATTGCAAGGCACTTTATTGAACAGATTACGACGGATCAGACGCTGGGCTGCCACCTGATCGAATGCAACCTTTATGAGACGTTCCTCGGCATCTGCTCTGATATGGACATTCTGGACACGATTCCTGAGATGGAAAATACCGACGGAAGCGTCTTTCTGCTTGACCAGCTTCATTCGGCGATCAGCGAATCGGAGTTTATAGAAAAGATTCAGGAAAAGGGCTCCTGTAAGAAAGGCGATGTTTTGCTTCTGACTGGAGTTGGAGATGTTTTTCCATTTATGAGAGTTCATAAAATGCTGGAAGCGTTGCAGCCGTATTATTCCGATATTCCAATTCTTGTTATGTATCCGGGAGCCTATGACGGGAATTACATGAAGCTGTTTGACCGGCTTACGCCGAACCCGTATTACCGGGCATTCAATGTCATATAA
- a CDS encoding DUF1819 family protein — translation MKLDSPYNGSGSLTREQFLFYEMRTTAKLMSEGMSDGETIQKIECENLFQYPTEKSVKGMARTCIARIHAMKNSSLTQALATQPSEVAKQICLYAIMKQRRLVWDFMVTVIGEKYRLMDTSFGKIDLNTFFMRLQEQDDSVAAWSASTVAKIKQVLVKILVENEYLDSIKANHINPVWLNQMLENEIRSNGDELALPAFNCFN, via the coding sequence ATGAAGTTGGATTCGCCGTATAACGGATCAGGCTCACTCACGCGAGAGCAATTCCTCTTTTATGAAATGAGAACTACTGCGAAGCTCATGTCTGAAGGCATGAGCGACGGAGAAACAATTCAAAAAATAGAGTGTGAAAATCTCTTCCAATATCCTACTGAGAAATCTGTTAAGGGTATGGCGAGGACTTGTATTGCCCGTATCCACGCAATGAAAAACAGTTCTTTAACGCAGGCGCTGGCAACACAGCCTTCCGAAGTTGCAAAGCAAATCTGTCTGTATGCAATTATGAAACAACGCCGTCTTGTTTGGGACTTCATGGTCACGGTCATCGGTGAAAAGTACCGTTTAATGGACACATCCTTTGGTAAAATAGATTTGAATACATTTTTCATGCGGCTTCAGGAGCAGGATGATTCGGTGGCGGCGTGGAGTGCTTCGACTGTAGCCAAGATCAAGCAGGTGCTTGTTAAAATCCTCGTTGAAAATGAGTATCTTGACAGCATAAAGGCGAACCACATCAATCCGGTATGGTTAAACCAGATGCTGGAAAACGAAATCCGAAGCAACGGCGATGAATTAGCGCTGCCTGCTTTTAATTGTTTTAACTAA
- a CDS encoding helix-turn-helix domain-containing protein, translating to MDVCYNNLFKMLIDKGLKKTEFAKKVGISANTLAKLSRNETVSMDVIVRICRKMNCSFDDIAEILPEPSQKGEEVQEQ from the coding sequence ATGGACGTATGCTACAACAATCTATTCAAAATGTTAATCGATAAGGGACTTAAGAAAACTGAGTTTGCCAAGAAGGTTGGAATCAGTGCAAATACCCTTGCAAAACTGTCGCGCAATGAAACGGTTTCCATGGATGTGATTGTGCGGATTTGCAGAAAGATGAACTGCTCATTCGATGATATTGCAGAGATTCTTCCTGAGCCTTCTCAAAAGGGTGAGGAGGTTCAGGAACAATGA
- a CDS encoding helix-turn-helix domain-containing protein, with the protein MSYFGTIYAEDIPHRAKAVYMYLKDRANRSGTCWPGINTIAKDLHLSRSTVKRALGDLTMRGFIKKEPCYRENGSNSSNLYSVQKIKP; encoded by the coding sequence ATGAGTTATTTCGGAACCATTTACGCTGAGGACATCCCGCACCGCGCGAAGGCGGTCTACATGTACCTGAAAGACCGAGCGAACCGGAGCGGCACTTGCTGGCCCGGTATCAACACCATCGCCAAAGACCTGCATCTCTCTCGCAGCACGGTCAAGCGGGCGTTGGGCGATCTCACCATGCGCGGCTTCATAAAAAAGGAGCCGTGCTACCGTGAGAACGGCAGCAACAGCTCCAATTTGTATTCAGTACAAAAGATCAAGCCGTAA